The following are encoded in a window of Epilithonimonas zeae genomic DNA:
- a CDS encoding TlpA family protein disulfide reductase, whose protein sequence is MNFIKKNIIYVIIIGVVSAFALIKPLRDFVSEQIAMSPTVAKINDETTLSDDVLNIDLKGINTSSTNLKNLRGKVLFLNFWGTWCPPCRTEWPTIQKLYDLKKDKLEFALIAMQDQEEDVKKYLKENNFTVPVYIAESPLDPKILPVAFPTTYLIGKDGRILKKEDSSMDWSKDSVLEFIDNVTK, encoded by the coding sequence ATGAACTTCATTAAAAAAAATATAATCTACGTTATCATCATTGGTGTTGTATCAGCTTTTGCGTTGATAAAACCGCTTCGTGATTTTGTGTCAGAACAGATTGCGATGAGTCCAACTGTGGCAAAAATAAATGATGAAACAACACTTTCCGACGATGTTCTGAACATCGATCTGAAAGGGATTAATACAAGCAGCACCAATCTGAAAAACCTGCGCGGAAAAGTGCTTTTCCTTAATTTTTGGGGAACCTGGTGTCCGCCTTGTAGAACAGAATGGCCAACGATTCAGAAATTGTATGATTTGAAAAAAGACAAACTGGAATTTGCGTTGATTGCAATGCAAGACCAAGAGGAAGATGTGAAGAAATATTTGAAAGAAAATAATTTCACAGTTCCCGTTTACATTGCCGAAAGTCCGCTTGACCCAAAAATTTTGCCTGTTGCTTTTCCTACAACTTATTTGATTGGAAAAGATGGAAGAATTCTTAAAAAAGAAGATAGCTCGATGGATTGGAGCAAGGATTCGGTTTTGGAATTTATTGATAATGTAACGAAATGA
- a CDS encoding thioredoxin family protein codes for MDIKQYWDNAVSYTEYLRDAGERLGNPKDTQEADYAEYYRLGIQRMNRMTEKYLPNSEQVEKFAGKNFKGKILIISESWCGDASQVIPVVAKFFEQFEIKISYRDQEPSLIDSYLTNGGKSIPIVIFLDEELNEIAHWGPRPKHGTELLNKHKANPEEFTKDQFYVELQTYYAKNRGFDTIEELLELI; via the coding sequence ATGGACATCAAACAATATTGGGACAACGCTGTTTCTTACACAGAATATCTTCGTGATGCAGGAGAAAGATTAGGAAATCCAAAAGATACGCAAGAAGCTGATTATGCAGAATATTACCGATTAGGAATCCAAAGAATGAACAGAATGACGGAGAAATATCTTCCGAATTCTGAACAGGTTGAAAAATTTGCCGGGAAAAATTTCAAAGGAAAAATATTGATTATTTCTGAATCTTGGTGTGGTGACGCAAGTCAGGTGATTCCGGTTGTTGCGAAGTTTTTTGAACAATTTGAAATCAAAATTTCTTACCGCGACCAAGAACCAAGTTTGATTGACAGTTATTTAACAAACGGCGGAAAGTCCATTCCAATTGTGATTTTCCTTGATGAAGAATTAAACGAAATCGCTCATTGGGGACCGAGACCAAAACACGGAACTGAACTTCTGAATAAACATAAAGCTAATCCAGAAGAATTCACGAAAGACCAATTCTATGTGGAATTGCAGACTTATTATGCAAAAAACAGAGGTTTTGATACAATTGAGGAGCTTTTGGAACTAATTTAA